A region of Panicum virgatum strain AP13 chromosome 8N, P.virgatum_v5, whole genome shotgun sequence DNA encodes the following proteins:
- the LOC120686703 gene encoding probable WRKY transcription factor 75, with protein MENYHMLFGAATAATQPSSSTSNSYNFLAAGGTSGLQLRDHDRGRQQQQQAGHNHSGGPLFLAAELSNSSKDAGSGASPPAAAAGHGETSAGPGAAEADRAPAGKRKGEKKERRPRYAFQTRSQVDILDDGYRWRKYGQKAVKNNKFPRSYYRCTHQGCNVKKQVQRLSRDEAVVVTTYEGTHTHPIEKSNDNFEHILTQMQIYSGMGSNFSSSSHNMFH; from the exons ATGGAGAATTATCACATGCTCTTCGGGGCGGCTACGGCGGCGACGCAGCCCTCGTCGTCCACCTCCAACTCCTACAACTTCCTGGCTGCCGGCGGCACGAGCGGCCTGCAGCTGCGCGACCACGATcgagggcggcagcagcagcagcaggcaggccaCAACCACAGCGGCGGCCCGTTGTtcctggcggcggagctctcCAACAGCTCCAAGGATGCGGGCAGCGGCGCGAGcccgccggcggcagcagccggcCATGGGGAGACGTCCGCGGGGCCTGGCGCTGCCGAGGCGGACAGGGCGCCGGCGGGGAAGAGGAAGGGCGAGAAGaaggagcggcggccgcggtaCGCGTTCCAGACTCGCAGCCAGGTGGACATCCTCGACGACGGCTACCGGTGGAGGAAGTACGGCCAGAAGGCCGTCAAGAACAACAAGTTCCCAAG AAGCTACTACAGGTGCACTCACCAAGGGTGCAACGTGAAGAAGCAGGTGCAGCGGCTGTCAAGGGACGAGGCCGTGGTGGTGACCACATATGAGGGAACTCACACGCACCCCATCGAGAAGTCCAACGACAACTTCGAGCACATTCTCACCCAGATGCAGATATACTCCGGCATGGGATCAAACTTCAGCAGTAGTAGCCACAACATGTTTCACTGA
- the LOC120685393 gene encoding uncharacterized protein LOC120685393 encodes MVILCAGHVAPSVYSNFLPGWLLLNNSPRMYCNTFLDEMKLKRRNRSQWVTTFSKGSSLQDTVPSVKPSRLLPTEELKTYPNTVPEDIFSTIRLDDSDAFYVLELRTSREFSSSLLDRNSAILICLIDVDGDSLLQRVPAIYLGQPTPGIKAEQSMPFQSGSVDAVTFKGSKLQRIKEVWIGLESGSWRLDGLSLKIIHGPVDPPKDISGTCELKFNGLQYTFEKINVPLGEDGASVAEARPVAVMDLSGVSISDLQEGQLLSESTASVVKELKEDGLRQYADLKQSLLLYDAAIVLTGFSIFTLASNDNAAYSFLVGGIGGFLYLLLLQRSVDGLPVISSPTEAGSAQPSVSGFSGVRRPWLILSLVMVAGAVALKYGVGGDSFELTPTELFVGTAGFLANKVAVLLAAFKPMQSDLKGGDGSGDRT; translated from the exons ATGGTGATCCTCTGTGCCGGGCATGTTGCTCCATCAGTTTATTCTAATTTTCTGCCTGGATGGCTACTGCTGAATAACAGCCCGAGAATGTATTGCAATACCTTTCTGGATGAAATGAAACTCAAAAGGCGAAACAGAAGTCAGTGGGTAACTACTTTCTCCAAAGGATCTTCACTACAAG ATACTGTGCCCTCTGTAAAGCCTTCACGCCTTCTTCCAACAGAGGAACTAAAGACATATCCCAATACTGTTCCTGAGGACATATTTAGCACAATCAGATTGGATGACTCTGATGCATTCTATGTGCTAGAGCTTAGGACTAGTAGAGAATTTAGTTCCTCTTTGCTGGATAGAAATTCTGCAATTTTAATCTGCTTAATTGATGTTGATGGTGACTCCTTGTTACAAAGAGTACCTGCAATTTATTTGGGTCAACCTACGCCAGGAATAAAGGCAGAGCAATCGATGCCCTTCCAAAGTGGTTCAGTTGATGCTGTGACTTTCAAGGGGTCTAAATTGCAAAGGATTAAAGAAGTCTGGATCGGTCTAGAATCAG GTTCATGGAGATTAGATGGTTTGAGCTTGAAAATAATACATGGACCGGTTGATCCACCTAAAGATATTAGTGGAACGTGTGAACTCAAGTTTAACGGTTTGCAATACACTTTCGAGAAAATCAATGTGCCTCTTGGAGAGGATGGAGCTTCAGTAGCTGAAGCCAGGCCTGTGGCTGTCATGGACCTGTCAGGAGTTAGCATTTCTGATCTTCAAGAAGGGCAGTTATTGTCAGAGAGCACTGCTTCAGTTGTTAAGGAGTTGAAAGAGGATGGTTTGAGACAATATGCTGATCTCAAGCAATCTTTGCTGCTCTATGATGCAGCTATAGTGCTAACAGGTTTCTCCATCTTCACCTTGGCTTCCAACGACAATGCTGCCTACTCTTTCCTGGTTGGTGGAATTGGAGGATTCCTCTATCTGCTGCTACTGCAAAGATCTGTCGATGGGTTGCCTGTAATTAGTTCGCCCACAGAAGCGGGGAGCGCACAGCCATCTGTAAGTGGTTTCAGTGGCGTAAGAAGGCCATGGTTGATATTGTCATTAGTAATGGTTGCGGGAGCTGTTGCATTGAAATATGGTGTTGGCGGTGACAGCTTTGAGCTGACACCAACCGAGCTCTTTGTCGGCACTGCGGGGTTCCTGGCAAACAAGGTCGCAGTTCTTCTGGCAGCATTCAAACCCATGCAAAGTGATTTGAAGGGGGGAGATGGATCTGGTGACAGGACTTAA
- the LOC120685396 gene encoding uncharacterized protein LOC120685396, whose translation MLLTLLMCSGFKTDTGNTVVHTTNATAYRLCSDGVAANGSSGWKPEGAFLAVMLTAEGANYFFSDAGDGDHCRKGMRFEVAVAHGRGLPSVPASYYEPLSGAPAGMPDGGGAVATWVALVVALAAALVL comes from the coding sequence ATGCTACTGACATTGTTGATGTGTTCAGGCTTCAAGACGGACACGGGCAACACGGTGGTGCACACGACCAACGCCACGGCGTACAGGCTCTGCAGCGACGGCGTCGCGGCGAACGGCAGCAGCGGCTGGAAGCCGGAGGGGGCGTTCCTGGCCGTGATGCTGACGGCGGAGGGCGCCAACTACTTCTTCTCGGACGCCGGGGACGGCGACCACTGCCGGAAGGGGATGCGGTTCGAGGTCGCCGTCGCGCACGGCCGAGGCCTGCCGTCGGTGCCGGCGTCGTACTACGAGCCGCTCTCCGGCGCACCGGCCGGGATGCCGGATGGCGGCGGGGCTGTGGCCACGTGGGTTGCCTTGGTTGTTGCCTTGGCTGCGGCATTGGTGTTGTGA
- the LOC120685394 gene encoding disease resistance protein TAO1-like has product MLTTIKLFGGQFKHLPVLGGLPSLKNLHVGYTDSVEDIGRELFIRQFAGDEYFPSLTNLEFMFFSEWSEWSGVDDGEPPCLNELSLLMCDKLSSLPLGPLRCLVILNIRECHNIATLPALLALRELKIAGCSSLSEIPTLPSLSKLDISKCRNLSSIGLHPSFTTLQPHSSSDPGIGAVSSLAKLTECTLATCPNLSAVCYLPSLSTLDLMFGMRDELLYCLLNDLPSLNSLKISSFDVTSIHLKHKSLPSLTRLCLMYCPNLQYCDGLPSLTSLEHLEVRYCPKLPIYNLHPSRLKTLIIKDK; this is encoded by the coding sequence ATGTTGACCACCATAAAATTATTCGGTGGCCAATTCAAACACCTCCCAGTGCTTGGTGGTTTACCTTCACTCAAGAACCTCCATGTTGGCTATACGGATTCTGTCGAAGACATTGGCCGTGAGTTATTCATCAGACAGTTTGCAGGAGATGAATACTTCCCTTCATTGACAAACCTGGAATTCATGTTCTTTTCAGAGTGGTCAGAATGGTCTGGAGTGGATGATGGTGAACCTCCATGCCTAAATGAACTGTCGCTATTGATGTGCGACAAACTGAGTTCTCTTCCATTGGGGCCACTTCGGTGTTTGGTAATCCTGAATATTCGTGAGTGTCATAACATTGCTACATTACCTGCATTGCTTGCTCTTCGTGAACTAAAGATTGCTGGATGTTCTAGTCTAAGCGAAATTCCAACTCTCCCATCACTTTCGAAATTGGACATATCCAAATGTCGAAACCTTAGTTCCATTGGTCTCCACCCCTCCTTCACCACCTTGCAACCTCACAGCTCTTCAGACCCAGGTATTGGTGCAGTAAGTTCCCTCGCCAAGCTCACAGAATGCACCCTAGCGACCTGTCCAAATCTTAGTGCAGTTTGTTACCTCCCTTCACTCAGTACCTTAGATCTCATGTTTGGAATGAGAGATGAGTTACTGTACTGTCTGCTGAACGACCTCCCATCATTGAACAGCTTAAAAATTTCTTCTTTTGATGTTACATCCATACATCTTAAACACAAAAGTCTTCCCTCACTTACAAGGCTCTGCTTAATGTACTGCCCTAACCTCCAGTACTGTGATGGGCTTCCTAGTCTAACTTCCCTTGAGCATCTGGAGGTTCGTTACTGCCCAAAGCTCCCCATATATAATCTGCATCCATCGCGGCTCAAAACTCTTATCATTAAAGATAAATGA
- the LOC120684952 gene encoding putative disease resistance RPP13-like protein 1: MVLGLIVNILVDEYEYEVNRCEAVALDRSVSVPNTGKRKYQEDNQSRLAHPAVVAVAVPHDLVLRARKITERFNEIIHYPEHLSLSENDGQRRFAPDISSLRHTSSVVFEKSILGRDQDKVKIINKLSEEGGNVGNPVSVMAIVGMGGLGKTTLAQLVYNDPGVSQSFDKCAWVCVSEHFDVNTITRNIITSLTSEQCLYTELADLQMKLANEVNQRRVFLVLDDIWNERRDSWELFCKPLSAVKFCQIIVTTRSEQVARLIQTTPVGNMS, translated from the exons ATGGTTCTTGGTCTGATTGTGAATATCCTGGTCGACGAGTATGAATACGAGGTAAACCGGTGTGAAGCGGTGGCTCTCGACCGATCTGTCAGCGTCCCAAACACCGGCAAGCGCAAGTATCAAGAG GATAATCAGTCCCGTTTGGCGCATCCTGCTGTTGTGGCAGTGGCAGTTCCTCATGACTTGGTTCTTCGAGCAAGAAAAATAACTGAGAGATTCAATGAGATCATACATTACCCTGAACATTTGAGTTTGTCAGAGAATGATGGACAGAGACGGTTTGCTCCAGATATCAGCAGTCTGCGGCACACTAGCTCTGTCGTATTTGAGAAGAGCATTTTGGGACGAGACCAAGACAAAGTCAAGATAATTAATAAGTTATCTGAAGAAGGGGGAAATGTTGGGAATCCTGTTTCTGTCATGGCCATTGTTGGTATGGGTGGACTGGGCAAGACAACGCTTGCGCAGCTTGTCTATAACGACCCAGGGGTGAGCCAGTCCTTTGACAAGTGTGCCTGGGTTTGTGTGTCTGAACATTTTGATGTCAATACAATTACAAGGAACATCATTACTTCGCTAACGAGTGAGCAGTGTTTGTATACTGAACTTGCTGATCTTCAGATGAAATTGGCAAATGAAGTAAATCAGAGAAGGGTTTTTCTTGTGTTGGATGACATATGGAATGAGAGAAGAGACTCTTGGGAGTTGTTCTGTAAGCCTCTATCAGCTGTGAAGTTTTGCCAGATCATAGTGACCACTCGGAGCGAGCAAGTCGCAAGACTGATACAGACTACACCTGTTGGAAATATgtcctag